DNA sequence from the Alteribacter lacisalsi genome:
AAAGGATCCGGTCAATATATCGGAAATTCAGCTTACCTGAAACGACCGACTCACGTAATGCCGCTTCGATCAGAACCACATCGTGCTGGTCTTCATCAATCCACATGGAGATCATTTCAATTTCCATCGGCGACAGGGGCCGTGAGAACTCCTCTTCAAACCGTTTAAACACTCTGCCCTCGTCTTCACGGCCGGATTGCTCTTTGGCCTCGTACTGCTCATTTTCAACGTGAGTGAGAAGCTTTTCATACAACGGATCAAGCGAATACGATTCAGAAATTCTGCCGTGCTGGTCCTGATTTTCTCTTATTTCAAGCATACCTTTACGCACCAGATCCCTTAGAAGGTTCGCTGTTTCGCTGATATTGGCTGACATTCTTCCACTCAGTCCATCCGGCGTCGGAAAAGGCTCCCCCTCCTGTGCAAAATGTCTGATATGAAGTAACAGCATCATTTCCTTTTCATTAATGCCTATTGAGGCATAGTGCTCCATAAGCAAGGACGGGATGGTTACCGGACTGCTCTTCATCAGTTGATGCATCCATTTGTTATTCAACTCGTCCACCTCCCCCTGTTCATCAGTCTCTGTGGTGTAAGTATACTCGTTTTTCCTGTAATCCGATCAGGAATTTATCATCTCTGCAGTGAAGTTCTCCCCCTGAAAAGAAAAAGCCCCGCCTGCGGGGGGCTTTTTAATAAGATGGCTGTGTTGAAGAGTATTGTTGATGTACGATCACTGCGCTCCGGTTCCGCGGGCACCGCTTCAGCCTACTCTGGAAAAGCACACTCCAGGGTATCCGGCCGGCGCTGTTCCCGCAGGAGTGTCGCGAATTCTCTTCAATCAACAATTAATAAAAATCAACACGGAAATTTAACAGAGCCAAACGGTTAAAACCATTTAAGGATACAGTCTGTTCAGAAGACGAGGGAAAGGAATCGTTTCCCTTACGTGTTCTGTTCCACAGATCCAGCCCACTGTCCGCTCAAGACCAAGTCCGAATCCTGAGTGGGGAACTGTCCCGTAAGTACGCAGATCCATATACCACTTGTAAGCATCGTCAGAAAGATTATGTTCTTCATAACGCTGCTTCAGAAGCTCCTCGTCATCAATCCGCTGGCTTCCGCCAATGATTTCGCCATATCCTTCCGGCGCGATCAGATCGGCACAAAGTACAACGTCGGAGCGTTCAGGATCAGGCTTCATGTAAAATGCTTTGATCTCTGCCGGATAATGGGTAATAAACACCGGCTTATCATACTTTTCTGCAATTGCTGTCTCATGAGGGGCACCGAAATCTTCTCCCCATTGTATTTCGTGACCTTCTTTTTTCAGTAACTCGACCGCTTCATCGTAGGTAATCCGCGGGAACGGAGCCTGGACTTTTTCAAGTCTGCTCACATCTCTGTCGAGGGCCTTGAGTTCAAGCCTGCAGTTTTCCAGAACACTTTGAACGACGTAGGACACGTAGTTCTCCTGGACTTCAAGACTTTCTTCATGATCCATAAACGCCATTTCCGGCTCAATCATCCAGAATTCAATCAGATGGCGGCGGGTCTTGGATTTTTCTGCACGGAAGGTCGGTCCGAATGAAAATACTTTTCCAAGCGCCATTGCTGCTGCCTCCATATAAAGCTGACCGCTCTGGGACAGGTAAGCATCCTCATCAAAGTACTTTGTATGAAACAGGTTGGTCGTTCCTTCCGCCGAACTGCCGGTAAGAATCGGCGGATCGACTTTCACAAAACCTTCTTTGTGGAAAAACTCATAAGTAGCACGGATAATTTCGTTACGCACACGCATAATCGCATGCTGGCGCTTCGACCTGAGCCACAGATGACGGTGATCCATAAGGAATTCAGTACCGTGCTCTTTCGGGGTGATCGGGTAGTCTTTCGCTTCGCTGATCAGTTCCAGTGAGGTAACTGTCAGTTCGTATCCTGACGGCGCACGGTCATCTTCTCTTACTGTTCCTGTAACGAACAGGGAACTCTCCTGCGTCATTTCCTTTGCGAGAGCAAAAATGTCTTCAGCTACTTCAGCTTTTACGACAACTCCCTGGATAAAGCCTGTACCGTCACGAAGCTGCAGAAAAGCAATTTTACCGCTTGAACGTTTATTGGCAAGCCACGCACCAATAGTAACCGTCTCACCTACATGTTTTCCAATTTGTGCAATCGTGGTTTTCACACTGTTCCCTCCATCATCAATCTATCTTTATGTATATTTCCTCTTCTGATTCACGGGTACCATTATACCCTTCTTTCACTCAAAGACGCAACCGGTTCACCCGCTGTCCTGGTTTAACAAAAATTGTCCGGAAGGCTTTGTTCAGCCCTCCAGGACAGTCTTTACTTGCTTGAGTTGTTATTTTCTGCAAAAGCGCGGATCCGCCTGACAGCTTCACTGAACTGGTCAAAATCTGTCGCATAAGACAGCCGGATGTTATCAGGAGCACCAAATCCGGAACCTGGCACCACCGCCACTTTTTCCTGTTCAAGAAGTGCCGCCACCCATTCATCTGTTGTTTGATAAGGGGATTGTTCGACCGCTTTTTTCACATTGGGAAAAAGATAAAATGCGCCCTGAGGCTTCACACATGAAAAGCCGGGAATAGCAGATACAGCTTCAAATCCTCTTTCAAGCCGGTCTTCAAACGCCGTTCTCATCTTTTCAACCGGCTCAGAACTACCATTATATGCGGCAATTGTCCCGTATTGGGCCATCACTGCCGGATTGGAAGTTGTATGGCTTGCAAGGGTCGTCATCGCTTTAATGATTTTTTTATTTCCCGCAGCGTAGCCGATTCGCCAGCCGGTCATGGAATGGGATTTGCTTACACCGTTAATGATAATGGTCTGTGCCTTCAGCTGCTCGGATAACGAAGCAATCGACGTATGCTCAGCATTTTTGTAAATCAGTTTTTCATAAATTTCATCCGATACAATTAACAGGTTGTGCTTCAGACAAACCTCGCCAATTGCTCGAAGTTCCTCTGAGGAATACATAATGCCGGTCGGATTTCCTGGTGAGTTAATGACGATGGCTTTCGTATTTTTGCTGACTGCTGCTTCCAACTGCTCCGGTGTAAGCTTAAAGTCATTGCTTTCCGATGCATTTAATATAACAGGTTCACCGCCTGCAATCTTCACCTGTTCCGGATAGCTTACCCAGTACGGAGCAGGGATAATGACTTCTTCTCCCTCTTTCAAAATCGTCTGAAACAGAAGGGAAAGAGCATGCTTCGCTCCGTTTGTGACAATGATTTCACCCGGTCCGTAGGAAAGGCCCTGATCTGTTTTAAATTTCCGGGCTACGGCTTCTTTGAGTTCAGCCATGCCTCCTGCCGGTGTATATTTTGTATGTCCTTCTTCCATTGATCTTGAAGCCGCTTTAATAATATGATCCGGAGTATTAAAATCCGGTTCTCCTGCCCCCAGACCGATCACGTCGTGACCTTCTGCTTTAAGCTCTTTCGCTTTCGCTGTAATGGCAAGTGTTGATGATGGAGTTATTGCTGTTACACGGGGTGAAAGTTCCATTTTTCAAAACGCCTCCCTGAAATAAATGTGCTCCTAACGGTCCTGCCTCAGCTGATAATGACGGATGTAGGAGCCGTCGTCGAAACTAAGATAATAAAAAGAATATCGGTTGTCTGTATCAATATAGACCATTTCATAAACAGGTGTGTCTCCAATCATTCCAAGGCGCACCTGTTTCCATTCCTGAATCTCCAGTTCCCTGGACGCGATTTCTTCTGCTTCCTCTCTGGAAATGCCTTCATCCTGAGTTCTTACTACGACTCGGGGTTCCCAATCTTCTGCAGAATTTTCCGCATCATCTTCTTCATCCTCATTTGCCTCCGCCTGCTGTTCAATCCAGACGTAGGCTGCCTCCCCGTTTTGATCCTCACCCGAAAGAACAGTATAAGCTCTTCTGCCGTAATAATAATCGGCCCTTTCCACTTCGGTAAGGTATCCTTCAGCCAGGGCGTATGCTTTTGCCTGGTCGCTGCCAGTTATCTGTGAGGAAGCAGCAGACTGATACAGGAGATAAAGCGAGACAGCAGTAACGAGTCCAAGGACTGCCGTTCCTGCTAAAATCCATCCTCTCACGGCTTCACCTTCTCTTTATGTTTCGTAAATTGTAAATACCATTTTTGTTTTGTCTGCATCATCATAAGCGACACCGAACATCAGATCCCGGTCTTTTAAAGTACGATTCAGACTGTTAACCACTTTGTACAGATCTTCGCTTTTCTGAACTTTGACCTGAGACAGGGTTTTAATCTTACTGTCCATCCTTCTCCTCCTTTATCACGATCAGGCTGTGCTTTTGTTTCCCATCACTGGTGATAATGTTTTGTTATAGAGCGCTTTGCCCGGGTGATACTAACAGTACGCTCACAAAAAAGGGGGAATGAGCGTGACCCGAAACATGAATGAGGAGAGGCACAGGAGCACAGCAGAATGGTACGAAGAGGAAAAGCACCTGATTTCACTGCGGTCTCCGTCCAGACCTCACCATTTTACCACACTGCTCATCAGTTTCAGACAGACAAAATTTCCTGATGACTGTGAAAACCATTAATATTCCCCGGCCAGGCACCCGCCACCTGTTCCTGTTAGGTTTCAGGTGGCAACCCATTTACATAAGATTTTTCAGTTCCTCCATGGCGGCGCGGACATTTGCTATGACTTGCTCCTCATCAAGAGTCTGTAGCTCCCTGTTTTTCATCAGGGCTCTGCCCGATACATAAACATCCGTTACATCACTGGCTTTGGAAGCATAAACGAGGTGGGATAAAACCCGGTCAGCCGGATCCGGGAGTGTGTGCATTCCGGAATGATCGACAAAAATGAAATCAGCGTCCCACCCTTTTTCAAGTCTCCCTTTGCGGCTGTATCCGAGGGATCGTGCGCCTTGTGCTGTTGCCGACTTGAGTGTGTCATATGCACTGGTAACTGTCGGGTCTTCACTTGTTCCTTTATGTATAAGTGCGGCCATCTTCATTTCCTCAAACAGATCAAGGCTGTTGTTGCTCGCAGTTGAATCTGTTCCGAGTGAGACAGAAATGCCTCTTTTCCTCATGCCGGGGACATCAGCGATACCAGAACCGAGTTTCAGATTGCTCACAGGGTTATGAGAAACACATACCTTCTTTTCAGCAAATAGATCAAGTTCTTTTTCCGACAGATGCACACCGTGGGCGATCAGAGCTGGAAGATCAAAGAAACCGAGTTCAGCAAGGTGTTCAGCCGGTCTTTTTCCATATTGCTGTTTATGAGTTTCGACTTCCCCGCGGTTCTCTGCAAGATGCGTATGAAGAGAGATCTCATGCTCTGAAGCACGATCAATGATCATTTCCATAAATGAAGGCGGACATGTGTATGGAGCGTGAGGAGAAAGCATGACCCTGATTCTGCCGTCTGCCTCGTTGTGCCAGTTCCGGTAGAGATCTGTTGCTTCATTCAGTTTTTCCCTCTGCTCGTGCTCTGGGCAAAGACCGATCATGCCTCTGCAGAGAACACCGTTGATTCCTGAATCTTTTATCAGTTCACCGGCGGCATCCATATTGAGATGGTACATATCCAGAAACGTGGTTGTCCCGCTTTTAATCATTTCTCCGATGGCAAGGGCATTGGCTGCTCTTGTAATTCCGGGTGTAAATGTCTGTTCTGCTGGCCACATCACTGATTCAAGCCATTTCTGCACCGGCAGATCGTCCTCCCCTGCCCCTCTGAGAAGCGCACTGCCAGTATGACCGTGTGTATTCACAAGCCCCGGAAGAACCCATTTACCCTGTGCATCAATGATCGTGTTTCCGTTCACGGTTTCAGGAGACGGTTCTCCTTCATACAAACCGTCAATAGTTCCGTTTTCCACCACCATGTATCCATTCAGGACCGGTTCTTCTTTTGAAGCCAATGTAACGAATATGCCGTTTTTTACAATTGTTCTGCTCATGCTCTCCTCCCCTTACTCTGTTTTTGTCCCGAAAAGCTCCTTCAGCCGTATGGCAATTTCTTCAGGATAGGTTTTTTCTGCAGGGTGGACGGTGAAAATCTCATAATCGCCATCCTGCCATTTGATTGAAACGGAGCCTGCGCGGGCCGTCTGGAAGATCTCTATCCATGTCCCCTGGAGCCTCTCAAGGACAAAGGGGCTTGCTTCTTCTTCTCCGTTCTGAAAGATAACAGCTACCTGCGGATCAGCCTCATCGAGAAGCATTTGTGTTGTACCCCTCATATTCGCAAATTCAGCTACTTTCAGAACTGCAGCGTCAACATCCCTGTTTTTTGTAAGGTAGGATTCGATCTGGTCATCCGCCACGCTCAT
Encoded proteins:
- a CDS encoding DnaD domain-containing protein → MNNKWMHQLMKSSPVTIPSLLMEHYASIGINEKEMMLLLHIRHFAQEGEPFPTPDGLSGRMSANISETANLLRDLVRKGMLEIRENQDQHGRISESYSLDPLYEKLLTHVENEQYEAKEQSGREDEGRVFKRFEEEFSRPLSPMEIEMISMWIDEDQHDVVLIEAALRESVVSGKLNFRYIDRILFEWKKNGIRSVQQAREYGERIRGQRSGGKVPERTPASSGPRSHPSYNWLETD
- the asnS gene encoding asparagine--tRNA ligase; protein product: MKTTIAQIGKHVGETVTIGAWLANKRSSGKIAFLQLRDGTGFIQGVVVKAEVAEDIFALAKEMTQESSLFVTGTVREDDRAPSGYELTVTSLELISEAKDYPITPKEHGTEFLMDHRHLWLRSKRQHAIMRVRNEIIRATYEFFHKEGFVKVDPPILTGSSAEGTTNLFHTKYFDEDAYLSQSGQLYMEAAAMALGKVFSFGPTFRAEKSKTRRHLIEFWMIEPEMAFMDHEESLEVQENYVSYVVQSVLENCRLELKALDRDVSRLEKVQAPFPRITYDEAVELLKKEGHEIQWGEDFGAPHETAIAEKYDKPVFITHYPAEIKAFYMKPDPERSDVVLCADLIAPEGYGEIIGGSQRIDDEELLKQRYEEHNLSDDAYKWYMDLRTYGTVPHSGFGLGLERTVGWICGTEHVRETIPFPRLLNRLYP
- a CDS encoding pyridoxal phosphate-dependent aminotransferase, whose product is MELSPRVTAITPSSTLAITAKAKELKAEGHDVIGLGAGEPDFNTPDHIIKAASRSMEEGHTKYTPAGGMAELKEAVARKFKTDQGLSYGPGEIIVTNGAKHALSLLFQTILKEGEEVIIPAPYWVSYPEQVKIAGGEPVILNASESNDFKLTPEQLEAAVSKNTKAIVINSPGNPTGIMYSSEELRAIGEVCLKHNLLIVSDEIYEKLIYKNAEHTSIASLSEQLKAQTIIINGVSKSHSMTGWRIGYAAGNKKIIKAMTTLASHTTSNPAVMAQYGTIAAYNGSSEPVEKMRTAFEDRLERGFEAVSAIPGFSCVKPQGAFYLFPNVKKAVEQSPYQTTDEWVAALLEQEKVAVVPGSGFGAPDNIRLSYATDFDQFSEAVRRIRAFAENNNSSK
- a CDS encoding cell wall elongation regulator TseB-like domain-containing protein; its protein translation is MRGWILAGTAVLGLVTAVSLYLLYQSAASSQITGSDQAKAYALAEGYLTEVERADYYYGRRAYTVLSGEDQNGEAAYVWIEQQAEANEDEEDDAENSAEDWEPRVVVRTQDEGISREEAEEIASRELEIQEWKQVRLGMIGDTPVYEMVYIDTDNRYSFYYLSFDDGSYIRHYQLRQDR
- a CDS encoding YpmA family protein; protein product: MDSKIKTLSQVKVQKSEDLYKVVNSLNRTLKDRDLMFGVAYDDADKTKMVFTIYET
- a CDS encoding amidohydrolase — translated: MSRTIVKNGIFVTLASKEEPVLNGYMVVENGTIDGLYEGEPSPETVNGNTIIDAQGKWVLPGLVNTHGHTGSALLRGAGEDDLPVQKWLESVMWPAEQTFTPGITRAANALAIGEMIKSGTTTFLDMYHLNMDAAGELIKDSGINGVLCRGMIGLCPEHEQREKLNEATDLYRNWHNEADGRIRVMLSPHAPYTCPPSFMEMIIDRASEHEISLHTHLAENRGEVETHKQQYGKRPAEHLAELGFFDLPALIAHGVHLSEKELDLFAEKKVCVSHNPVSNLKLGSGIADVPGMRKRGISVSLGTDSTASNNSLDLFEEMKMAALIHKGTSEDPTVTSAYDTLKSATAQGARSLGYSRKGRLEKGWDADFIFVDHSGMHTLPDPADRVLSHLVYASKASDVTDVYVSGRALMKNRELQTLDEEQVIANVRAAMEELKNLM